A genomic window from Fibrobacterota bacterium includes:
- a CDS encoding ImmA/IrrE family metallo-endopeptidase, translating to MNSSTPAEIFGARLRQARVMRGLSLRALADKLHGLVSHTTVDQLEEGTRIPGSEVLLALAECLGQDLDFFFRPISVRLDGIDFRKKAKLGQKDIARVREEASAHFERYLELEELCGERMEFQNPLSHPEVIDEGGIDHVALLVRSKWKLGHDPIPNVLELLEQHGVKVHLLEGPDDFYGFSGWSGTIPVVVINQRQPPDRIRFTALHELGHLILDLGPTMNEEKACHRFAGAFLLPAEACRTELRSKRTHLSVPELLSLKRRWGMSMAAIGKRAQQVEILSDAAYTSFAKEMSRRGWRRTEPGEVVAETICRFDRLLFRALVEDYISLSKASELSGIPMDQLRNRLQGAE from the coding sequence ATGAACTCCTCCACTCCTGCCGAAATCTTTGGGGCACGTCTCCGGCAAGCCCGGGTCATGCGGGGTTTGTCACTGCGAGCCTTGGCGGACAAGCTCCATGGGCTTGTGAGCCATACCACTGTGGATCAATTGGAAGAGGGGACTCGGATTCCCGGGTCGGAGGTGCTTTTGGCTTTGGCGGAATGCCTCGGACAGGACCTCGACTTCTTTTTCCGTCCGATTTCTGTCCGACTGGACGGGATCGATTTTCGCAAGAAGGCCAAGCTGGGTCAGAAGGACATCGCGAGAGTTCGCGAAGAGGCCTCGGCGCATTTCGAGCGATACCTGGAGCTGGAGGAACTTTGCGGTGAACGGATGGAATTTCAAAACCCTTTGTCACATCCGGAAGTCATCGATGAAGGTGGGATCGACCATGTTGCCTTGCTGGTTCGGTCAAAATGGAAGTTGGGGCATGATCCGATTCCAAACGTCTTGGAGTTGCTTGAACAGCATGGCGTGAAGGTCCATCTGCTGGAAGGTCCGGATGATTTCTACGGGTTCTCTGGCTGGTCCGGGACCATTCCCGTGGTTGTCATCAACCAGCGCCAACCACCAGATCGGATCCGGTTCACGGCTTTGCACGAGCTGGGCCATTTGATCCTGGATCTTGGGCCAACGATGAACGAGGAAAAGGCCTGCCATCGATTCGCGGGGGCGTTCTTGCTTCCTGCCGAGGCTTGTCGGACCGAGCTGCGTTCGAAGCGGACGCATCTCAGCGTTCCTGAGCTTTTGAGTCTGAAGCGACGATGGGGCATGAGCATGGCTGCCATCGGAAAGCGCGCCCAACAAGTGGAGATCTTGTCGGATGCCGCTTACACTTCCTTTGCGAAAGAAATGTCCAGGCGGGGTTGGCGCCGCACTGAACCCGGGGAGGTTGTCGCGGAAACGATCTGCCGGTTCGATCGCCTTCTGTTCCGGGCTCTGGTGGAGGACTACATCTCCCTGTCGAAGGCCTCCGAGCTTTCGGGGATCCCCATGGACCAGTTGCGCAATCGGCTCCAAGGCGCGGAATGA
- the groL gene encoding chaperonin GroEL (60 kDa chaperone family; promotes refolding of misfolded polypeptides especially under stressful conditions; forms two stacked rings of heptamers to form a barrel-shaped 14mer; ends can be capped by GroES; misfolded proteins enter the barrel where they are refolded when GroES binds), which yields MAAKQLSFNQEAREALKRGVDKLADAVKVTLGPKGRNVVLAKSFGSPTITKDGVSVAKEVELEDAYENMGAQMVKEVASKTSDVAGDGTTTATVLAQAIVREGLKNVTAGANPMDLKRGIDLAVEAAIANVTKISVKVAGKKEIAQVGSISANNDSSIGDLIADAMEKVGKDGVITVEEAKSIETTLDVVEGMQFDRGYVSPYFVTNPDSMEVVMEDPVILIHDKKISSMKDILPILEKVAQQGRQLLIIAEDLDGEALATLVVNKLRGTLKIAAVKAPGFGDRRKAMLEDIATLTGGRVISEETGFKLDGTVMEDLGRAKRVTIDKDNTTIVEGAGETKAIQGRIAQIRKQVEETTSDYDREKLQERLAKLAGGVAVINVGAATETEMKEKKARVEDSLHATRAAVEEGVVPGGGVTLIRTIPVLEGLKGENADQNIGIQIVRRALEEPLRIIAGNGGWEGSVVVNKVKEGTGAYGFNARTGEYEDLIKAGVIDPAKVTKTALKNAASIAGLLLTTECLIAEKKEAKASVGAGGGMGGGMGGMGGMDY from the coding sequence ATGGCTGCAAAGCAACTCTCGTTCAATCAGGAAGCCCGCGAAGCCCTCAAGCGCGGCGTGGACAAGCTCGCCGACGCCGTGAAGGTGACCCTCGGACCCAAGGGCCGCAACGTGGTCCTGGCCAAGTCCTTCGGCTCGCCCACCATCACCAAGGACGGCGTGTCCGTGGCGAAGGAAGTGGAACTGGAAGACGCCTACGAAAACATGGGCGCCCAGATGGTGAAGGAAGTCGCCTCCAAGACTTCCGACGTCGCCGGCGACGGCACCACCACCGCCACCGTCCTGGCCCAGGCGATCGTTCGCGAAGGCCTCAAGAACGTGACCGCGGGCGCCAACCCGATGGACCTCAAGCGCGGCATCGACCTCGCTGTCGAGGCGGCCATCGCCAACGTGACCAAGATCTCGGTCAAGGTCGCCGGCAAGAAGGAAATCGCCCAGGTCGGTTCCATCTCGGCCAACAACGACAGCTCCATCGGCGACCTCATCGCCGACGCCATGGAGAAGGTCGGCAAGGACGGCGTCATCACCGTCGAAGAAGCCAAGTCGATCGAAACCACCCTCGACGTCGTCGAAGGCATGCAGTTCGATCGCGGCTACGTGTCGCCCTACTTCGTGACAAATCCTGACAGCATGGAAGTTGTCATGGAAGATCCGGTCATCCTCATCCACGACAAGAAGATCTCGTCGATGAAGGACATCCTGCCCATCCTGGAGAAGGTCGCCCAGCAGGGTCGCCAGCTTCTGATCATCGCCGAAGATCTCGACGGCGAAGCCCTTGCCACCCTCGTGGTGAACAAGCTCCGCGGCACCCTCAAGATCGCCGCCGTGAAGGCTCCCGGTTTCGGTGACCGTCGCAAGGCCATGCTGGAAGACATCGCCACCCTCACCGGTGGACGCGTGATCTCCGAAGAGACCGGCTTCAAGCTCGACGGCACCGTGATGGAAGACCTCGGCCGCGCCAAGCGCGTGACCATCGACAAGGACAACACCACCATCGTCGAAGGCGCCGGCGAGACCAAGGCGATCCAGGGCCGCATCGCCCAGATCCGCAAGCAAGTCGAAGAGACCACCTCCGACTACGACCGCGAGAAGCTCCAGGAGCGCCTCGCCAAGTTGGCCGGCGGCGTTGCCGTCATCAACGTCGGTGCCGCCACCGAGACCGAGATGAAGGAAAAGAAGGCCCGCGTCGAAGACTCCCTGCACGCCACCCGTGCGGCTGTCGAAGAAGGCGTGGTTCCTGGCGGCGGCGTCACGCTGATCCGCACCATCCCCGTTCTCGAAGGCCTCAAGGGCGAGAACGCCGACCAGAACATCGGCATCCAGATCGTTCGTCGCGCCCTGGAAGAACCCCTTCGCATCATCGCCGGCAACGGCGGCTGGGAAGGTTCCGTCGTGGTCAACAAGGTCAAGGAAGGCACCGGCGCCTACGGCTTCAATGCCCGCACCGGCGAATACGAAGACCTGATCAAGGCCGGCGTGATCGACCCCGCCAAGGTGACCAAGACCGCGTTGAAGAACGCCGCCTCGATCGCCGGATTGCTCCTGACCACCGAGTGCCTGATCGCCGAGAAGAAGGAAGCGAAGGCTTCTGTCGGCGCAGGCGGTGGAATGGGTGGCGGCATGGGTGGCATGGGCGGCATGGACTACTAA
- the groES gene encoding co-chaperone GroES yields the protein MALSPLADRVVIKALEAESKTAGGIIIPDNAKEKPQKGEVVAVGPGKTDEKGNVIKLELKVGDKVLYGKYAGTEVNVDGKDLLIMRESDVLAKI from the coding sequence ATGGCACTTTCCCCTCTCGCGGATCGCGTCGTGATCAAGGCCCTCGAGGCCGAATCCAAGACGGCTGGCGGCATCATCATCCCCGACAACGCCAAAGAAAAGCCCCAGAAGGGCGAGGTCGTCGCGGTTGGCCCCGGCAAGACCGATGAAAAGGGCAACGTGATCAAGCTGGAACTCAAGGTCGGCGACAAGGTGCTCTACGGCAAGTACGCCGGCACCGAGGTCAACGTGGACGGCAAGGACCTGCTGATCATGCGCGAATCCGACGTTCTGGCCAAGATCTAA
- the acnB gene encoding bifunctional aconitate hydratase 2/2-methylisocitrate dehydratase, giving the protein MLSAYRTHVAERNALGIPPLPLDAQQTADLVELLKAPPAGEEAFLLDLITHRVPPGVDDAAKVKASFLAAIAHGEAKSPLISAEKATELLGTMVGGYNVASLIELLDKAALAPLAAEGLKKTLLIFDYFTDVSAKAKAGNAYAKAVLQSWADAEWFTSRPEVPASMQLTVFKVTGETNTDDLSPAPDAWSRPDIPLHALAMLKNARAGIVPEEDGKRGPIQQIRDLAAKGHAVAYVGDVVGTGSSRKSATNSVLWWTGEDIPYVPNKKFGGVCLGGKIAPIFFNTQEDAGALPIEIDVNSLDMGDQIELRVDHQNGNLQIVKNGAVVAHSILKTMVLLDEVRAGGRINLIIGRALTARAREFLGLGASTLFRLPMTPQNKVKGYTLAQKMVGRAVGLPEGEGVLPGTYCEPKMTSVGSQDTTGPMTRDELKDLACLGFSADLVMQSFCHTAAYPKPVDVKTHRDLPAFISDRGGVSLRPGDGVIHSWLNRMLLPDTVGTGGDSHTRFPIGISFPAGSGLVAFAAATGVMPLDMPESVLVRFKGSFADAQKKGITLRDLVHAIPLYAIKAGLLTVAKSGKKNVFSGRILEIEGLPDLKVEQAFELTDASAERSAAGCTVRLNKEPIIEYMNSNVVLLQSMIQNGYSDAKTLQRRIDAMKAWLAKPELLQPDSAAEYAAVIEIDLSEISEPIVCCPNDPDDAKTLSDVAGAKIDETFIGSCMTNIGHFRAASKLLEGKRDIATRLWVAPPTKMDAAELTKEGHYAVLGGAGARMEMPGCSLCMGNQAQVKEGATVVSTSTRNFPNRLGKNTNVYLASAELTAIASKLGRLPTGEEYRAEMGVVSASEASIYRYLNFDKIAEYATP; this is encoded by the coding sequence GTGCTTTCCGCCTACCGCACCCATGTCGCCGAACGCAACGCCCTTGGAATCCCTCCTCTTCCCCTGGATGCCCAGCAGACGGCAGACCTCGTGGAATTGCTCAAAGCCCCTCCCGCCGGCGAGGAAGCCTTCTTGCTGGACCTGATCACGCACCGCGTGCCACCCGGTGTGGATGACGCCGCCAAGGTGAAGGCATCCTTCTTGGCCGCCATCGCCCACGGCGAGGCCAAGAGCCCCTTGATTTCCGCCGAGAAGGCCACCGAGCTGTTGGGCACCATGGTGGGCGGCTACAACGTCGCCTCCTTGATCGAGCTTTTGGACAAGGCCGCCTTGGCTCCTCTGGCCGCCGAGGGTCTCAAGAAGACCCTGTTGATTTTCGATTACTTCACCGATGTGTCCGCCAAGGCCAAGGCCGGAAACGCTTACGCCAAGGCCGTGTTGCAGAGCTGGGCCGACGCCGAGTGGTTCACGAGCCGCCCGGAAGTGCCCGCCTCCATGCAACTCACCGTGTTCAAGGTGACCGGCGAGACCAATACGGACGACCTCTCCCCCGCGCCCGACGCGTGGAGCCGACCTGACATCCCGCTGCACGCCCTGGCCATGCTGAAAAACGCCCGCGCCGGGATCGTGCCGGAAGAAGACGGCAAGCGCGGCCCCATCCAGCAGATCAGGGACCTTGCCGCCAAGGGCCATGCGGTGGCCTACGTGGGCGACGTGGTGGGAACCGGCAGCTCGCGCAAGTCGGCGACAAATTCTGTTCTGTGGTGGACCGGCGAAGACATCCCTTACGTTCCCAACAAGAAGTTCGGCGGCGTGTGCCTGGGCGGCAAGATCGCCCCCATCTTCTTCAACACGCAGGAAGACGCGGGAGCGCTGCCCATCGAGATCGACGTCAACAGCCTGGACATGGGCGACCAGATCGAACTTCGCGTCGACCACCAAAACGGCAACCTCCAGATCGTGAAGAACGGCGCCGTGGTAGCCCACTCCATCCTCAAGACCATGGTCCTTCTGGACGAGGTCCGCGCCGGTGGACGAATCAACCTGATCATCGGACGCGCCCTCACCGCGCGAGCCCGCGAATTCCTGGGCTTGGGCGCCTCCACCCTGTTCCGCCTGCCCATGACGCCGCAGAACAAGGTCAAAGGCTACACCCTGGCCCAGAAGATGGTGGGCCGCGCCGTGGGCTTGCCCGAGGGCGAAGGCGTGTTGCCCGGCACCTACTGCGAACCCAAGATGACCTCGGTGGGATCGCAGGACACCACCGGCCCCATGACCCGCGACGAGCTGAAGGACCTGGCGTGCCTGGGCTTTTCTGCGGATCTTGTCATGCAGTCGTTCTGCCACACGGCAGCCTACCCGAAGCCCGTGGACGTGAAGACCCATCGCGATCTGCCCGCGTTCATCTCCGACCGCGGCGGCGTGAGCTTGCGCCCCGGCGATGGCGTCATCCACTCCTGGCTCAACCGCATGCTGCTTCCGGATACCGTGGGCACCGGCGGCGACTCGCACACGCGTTTTCCCATCGGCATCAGCTTCCCGGCCGGATCCGGCTTGGTGGCCTTCGCGGCGGCCACCGGCGTGATGCCGCTGGACATGCCGGAATCCGTCCTGGTGCGCTTCAAGGGATCGTTCGCCGACGCCCAGAAGAAGGGCATCACCCTGCGTGACCTGGTACACGCCATCCCCCTGTACGCCATCAAGGCGGGCTTGCTCACCGTGGCCAAGTCCGGCAAGAAGAACGTGTTCAGCGGACGGATTCTGGAAATCGAAGGCCTGCCCGACCTCAAGGTGGAACAAGCCTTTGAACTCACCGACGCCTCGGCGGAACGCTCCGCCGCCGGCTGCACCGTGCGGCTCAACAAGGAACCCATCATCGAGTACATGAACTCGAATGTGGTGCTGTTGCAGAGCATGATCCAAAACGGCTACAGCGACGCCAAGACCTTGCAGCGGCGCATCGACGCCATGAAGGCGTGGCTGGCAAAGCCGGAGCTGTTGCAGCCGGACTCGGCCGCCGAATACGCGGCGGTCATCGAGATCGACCTCTCCGAGATCTCCGAGCCCATCGTGTGCTGCCCCAACGATCCGGATGATGCCAAGACCCTTTCCGATGTGGCGGGTGCCAAGATCGACGAGACGTTCATCGGATCCTGCATGACAAATATTGGCCACTTCCGTGCCGCCTCCAAACTGTTGGAAGGCAAGCGCGACATCGCCACCCGCCTGTGGGTGGCTCCTCCCACCAAGATGGATGCCGCCGAACTCACCAAGGAAGGCCACTACGCCGTGTTGGGCGGGGCCGGAGCGCGCATGGAAATGCCGGGATGCTCGCTGTGCATGGGCAACCAGGCGCAGGTCAAGGAAGGGGCCACGGTGGTTTCCACCAGCACCCGCAACTTCCCCAACCGCCTGGGCAAGAACACCAACGTGTACCTGGCCTCCGCCGAGCTCACGGCCATCGCCTCCAAGTTGGGCCGCCTGCCCACCGGCGAGGAATACCGTGCGGAAATGGGCGTGGTGTCGGCTTCGGAAGCCAGCATCTACCGCTACCTGAACTTCGACAAGATCGCGGAGTACGCCACTCCCTGA